In Dioscorea cayenensis subsp. rotundata cultivar TDr96_F1 chromosome 9, TDr96_F1_v2_PseudoChromosome.rev07_lg8_w22 25.fasta, whole genome shotgun sequence, a genomic segment contains:
- the LOC120268644 gene encoding myosin tail region-interacting protein MTI1-like, which translates to MMIDDTHHNPSFHLYIYIYIYIYPKSETLITISNRFPPNPWIPSLPPPLHRPLPLLLSSTSSAPPSASPAASAPIVTPTTAKPPPSCAPPPPGSDPRLPEIGDRYRTFVSRMSQNHHRRRHSGDFRYDPLDYALNFDDGGDADDAYLAGDLSKYRNFSSRLPAFSSSATAAVFGCCRRVVCVFYIYIYILLSVCM; encoded by the coding sequence ATGATGATTGATGATACCCATCACAACCCCTCATttcatctttatatatatatatatatatatatttaccccAAATCCGAAACCCTAATCACAATCTCTAATCGATTTCCCCCAAATCCATGGATCccttctcttcctcctcctctccaTCGTCCCCTTCCTCTCCTTCTCTCAAGCACAAGCTCCGCTCCTCCATCTGCTTCTCCTGCTGCTTCCGCGCCGATCGTGACGCCGACGACCGCCAAGCCACCTCCCTCATGCGCTCCTCCTCCGCCTGGATCCGATCCAAGGCTCCCTGAGATCGGCGACCGCTATCGCACCTTTGTGTCTCGGATGTCCCAGAATCATCACCGCCGTCGCCATTCCGGGGATTTCAGGTATGATCCTCTTGATTATGCCCTCAATTTCGATGATGGTGGGGATGCCGATGATGCCTACCTCGCCGGAGATCTGTCTAAGTACCGCAATTTCTCTTCCCGTCTCCCTGCTTTCTCCTCCTCCGCCACTGCCGCCGTCTTCGGCTGTTGCCGCCGTGtagtgtgtgtgttttatatatatatatatatattattgagtGTTTGTATGTAA